One genomic region from Bufo bufo chromosome 3, aBufBuf1.1, whole genome shotgun sequence encodes:
- the STIM1 gene encoding stromal interaction molecule 1 isoform X6 produces the protein MDVWSRIVVWILCASLLQHGQAEKPAGTPAEESLQEVFCRIDELLCQREDELLSFEAVVSIHKQMDDDANGNVDVEESDEFIREDLNYHDPTVKHSTFHGEDKLISVEDLWNTWKVSEVYNWTADEVVQWLIAYVELPQYEEVFRKLQLSGRDMPRLAITNATMTGTLLKMTDRSHRQKLQLKALDTVLFGPPLLTRHNHLKDFMLVVSIVIGVGGCWFAYIQNRYSKEHMKKMMKDLDGLHRAEQSLHDLQERLQKAQEEHRTVEVEKVHLEKKLQNEISLAKQEAQRLRELREGTENELSRQKYAEQELEQVRMALRNAEKELESHSNWSAPEALQKWLQLTHEVEVQYYNIKKQSAEKQLTLAKEGVRTSGAFPVLPPPPPAPSHSPHRVFLFQAEKIKKKRNTLFGTFHVAHSSSLDDVDHKILSAKQALSEVTAALRERLHRWHQIEMLCGFQIVNNPGLHALMAFLNMDPVLMGGARPAPTHFIMSDDLDDLDEEIVSPISMQSPSLRHRHTDSPLSTLGSQRELSRSDSDSSIPYMGDSRLGKIPKSSLSHRTLEELPSSSQTPNGGNRQLEQSSSAGALQRLSDSPQLEKLSEKSFTLGEFSTGGTGPHYSDSSRSHSPSSTDADTPSPGTEAKHNHSKSTRIPQLAAKKNPGDEDSGSTGEDNDPTSGKKKLTLSLFKKPKK, from the exons GCATCCACAAGCAGATGGACGATGACGCCAATGGGAACGTGGACGTGGAGGAGAGCGACGAG TTCATAAGAGAAGATCTGAATTACCACGACCCGACGGTGAAGCACAGCACCTTCCATGGAGAGGACAAGCTGATCAGCGTGGAGGACCTGTGGAACACGTGGAAGGTGTCAGAAG TGTATAACTGGACGGCGGACGAGGTGGTTCAGTGGCTCATCGCCTACGTGGAGCTTCCACAGTACGAGGAGGTGTTCCGGAAGCTGCAGCTGAGCGGCAGGGATATGCCCAG GTTAGCGATAACGAACGCCACCATGACGGGAACGCTGCTGAAGATGACGGACCGCAGCCACCGGCAGAAGCTGCAGCTGAAGGCGCTGGACACGGTGCTGTTCGGACCCCCTCTGT TGACCCGCCATAACCACCTCAAGGACTTCATGCTGGTGGTCTCCATCGTCATCGGGGTTGGGGGCTGCTGGTTCGCCTACATACAAAACCGCTACTCGAAAGAGCACATGAAGAAGATGATGAAGGACCTGGACGGACTGCACCGGGCCGAGCAGAGCCTGCACGATCTGCAGGAGAG ACTCCAGAAGGCCCAGGAGGAGCACCGCACGGTGGAGGTGGAGAAGGTCCATCTGGAGAAGAAGCTGCAGAATGAGATCAGTTTGGCCAAACAGGAGGCGCAGAGGCTGCGGGAGCTGCGAGAGGGAACGGAGAACGAGCTGAGCCGGCAGAAGTACGCAGAGCAGGAGCTGGAGCAG GTGCGCATGGCTCTGAGGAACGCGGAGAAGGAGCTGGAGTCGCACAGTAACTGGTCGGCCCCGGAGGCCCTCCAGAAGTGGCTGCAGCTGACCCACGAGGTGGAGGTCCAGTACTACAACATCAAGAAGCAGAGCGCGGAGAAGCAGCTGACGCTGGCCAAGGAAGGGGTGCGGACCTCGGGGGCGTTCCcggtgctgccgccgccgccgcccgcgcCGTCTCACTCACCACATCGTGTGTTTTTGTTCCAGGCAGAGAAGATTAAGAAGAAGAGGAACACGTTATTCGGGACCTTCCACGTGGCGCACTCCTCCTCGCTGGATGATGTGGACCATAAGATCCTGTCTGCAAA gcAGGCCCTCAGTGAGGTGACCGCAGCGTTACGGGAGCGTCTGCACCGCTGGCACCAGATTGAGATGCTCTGCGGCTTCCAGATTGTCAATAACCCGGGTCTGCATGCCCTGATGGCGTTCCTGAACATGGACCCGGTTCTGATGGGCGGCGCCCGGCCGGCACCCACCCACTTTATCATGAGTGACGACCTGGACGACCTGGACGAGGAGATCGTCTCTCCAATCAGCATGCAGT CGCCCTCGCTCCGCCACCGGCACACCGACTCGCCGCTCTCCACGCTGGGATCGCAGAG GGAGTTGAGTCGTTCGGATTCAGATTCTTCCATCCCGTACATGGGCGATTCTCGTCTTGGGAAGATCCCCAAATCCTCGCTGTCTCACCGAACCCTGGAAGAGCTGCCGTCCAGTAGCCAAACCCCCAACGGTGGGAACCGCCAGCTGGAACAGTCCAGTTCGGCGGGGGCCCTCCAGAGACTTTCCGACAGCCCCCAGCTGGAGAAGCTCAGTGAGAAGTCCTTCACCCTCGGAGAGTTCAGCACGGGCGGGACGGGACCGCACTATTCCGACTCTTCCCGATCCCACAGCCCGAGCTCCACAGACGCCGACACCCCTTCCCCTGGCACCGAGGCCAAGCACAACCACTCCAAGAGCACGCGGATCCCACAGCTGGCCGCCAAGAAGAACCCAGGAGACGAGGACAGCGGGTCTACGGGCGAGGACAACGACCCCACCTCCGGCAAGAAGAAGCTGACGCTCAGTCTCTTTAAGAAGCCAAAGAAATAG
- the STIM1 gene encoding stromal interaction molecule 1 isoform X3: MDVWSRIVVWILCASLLQHGQAEKPAGTPAEESLQEVFCRIDELLCQREDELLSFEAVVSIHKQMDDDANGNVDVEESDEFIREDLNYHDPTVKHSTFHGEDKLISVEDLWNTWKVSEVYNWTADEVVQWLIAYVELPQYEEVFRKLQLSGRDMPRLAITNATMTGTLLKMTDRSHRQKLQLKALDTVLFGPPLLTRHNHLKDFMLVVSIVIGVGGCWFAYIQNRYSKEHMKKMMKDLDGLHRAEQSLHDLQERLQKAQEEHRTVEVEKVHLEKKLQNEISLAKQEAQRLRELREGTENELSRQKYAEQELEQVRMALRNAEKELESHSNWSAPEALQKWLQLTHEVEVQYYNIKKQSAEKQLTLAKEGAEKIKKKRNTLFGTFHVAHSSSLDDVDHKILSAKQALSEVTAALRERLHRWHQIEMLCGFQIVNNPGLHALMAFLNMDPVLMGGARPAPTHFIMSDDLDDLDEEIVSPISMQYAAWLMGRRSSERPSTCSEESALWKFSAPSLRHRHTDSPLSTLGSQRLVEGHAVGQSEAASPPVMYRPSKVSLHRMRSLSHGQSFSSEHHPPGTTAATACPPPPPHALPVYYHQSTTYYLQMDSLPDLPPPDLTSGTPELSRSDSDSSIPYMGDSRLGKIPKSSLSHRTLEELPSSSQTPNGGNRQLEQSSSAGALQRLSDSPQLEKLSEKSFTLGEFSTGGTGPHYSDSSRSHSPSSTDADTPSPGTEAKHNHSKSTRIPQLAAKKNPGDEDSGSTGEDNDPTSGKKKLTLSLFKKPKK; this comes from the exons GCATCCACAAGCAGATGGACGATGACGCCAATGGGAACGTGGACGTGGAGGAGAGCGACGAG TTCATAAGAGAAGATCTGAATTACCACGACCCGACGGTGAAGCACAGCACCTTCCATGGAGAGGACAAGCTGATCAGCGTGGAGGACCTGTGGAACACGTGGAAGGTGTCAGAAG TGTATAACTGGACGGCGGACGAGGTGGTTCAGTGGCTCATCGCCTACGTGGAGCTTCCACAGTACGAGGAGGTGTTCCGGAAGCTGCAGCTGAGCGGCAGGGATATGCCCAG GTTAGCGATAACGAACGCCACCATGACGGGAACGCTGCTGAAGATGACGGACCGCAGCCACCGGCAGAAGCTGCAGCTGAAGGCGCTGGACACGGTGCTGTTCGGACCCCCTCTGT TGACCCGCCATAACCACCTCAAGGACTTCATGCTGGTGGTCTCCATCGTCATCGGGGTTGGGGGCTGCTGGTTCGCCTACATACAAAACCGCTACTCGAAAGAGCACATGAAGAAGATGATGAAGGACCTGGACGGACTGCACCGGGCCGAGCAGAGCCTGCACGATCTGCAGGAGAG ACTCCAGAAGGCCCAGGAGGAGCACCGCACGGTGGAGGTGGAGAAGGTCCATCTGGAGAAGAAGCTGCAGAATGAGATCAGTTTGGCCAAACAGGAGGCGCAGAGGCTGCGGGAGCTGCGAGAGGGAACGGAGAACGAGCTGAGCCGGCAGAAGTACGCAGAGCAGGAGCTGGAGCAG GTGCGCATGGCTCTGAGGAACGCGGAGAAGGAGCTGGAGTCGCACAGTAACTGGTCGGCCCCGGAGGCCCTCCAGAAGTGGCTGCAGCTGACCCACGAGGTGGAGGTCCAGTACTACAACATCAAGAAGCAGAGCGCGGAGAAGCAGCTGACGCTGGCCAAGGAAGGG GCAGAGAAGATTAAGAAGAAGAGGAACACGTTATTCGGGACCTTCCACGTGGCGCACTCCTCCTCGCTGGATGATGTGGACCATAAGATCCTGTCTGCAAA gcAGGCCCTCAGTGAGGTGACCGCAGCGTTACGGGAGCGTCTGCACCGCTGGCACCAGATTGAGATGCTCTGCGGCTTCCAGATTGTCAATAACCCGGGTCTGCATGCCCTGATGGCGTTCCTGAACATGGACCCGGTTCTGATGGGCGGCGCCCGGCCGGCACCCACCCACTTTATCATGAGTGACGACCTGGACGACCTGGACGAGGAGATCGTCTCTCCAATCAGCATGCAGT ACGCCGCCTGGCTCATGGGACGCCGGTCCAGCGAGCGCCCGTCCACCTGCTCCGAGGAGTCCGCCCTCTGGAAGTTCTCTG CGCCCTCGCTCCGCCACCGGCACACCGACTCGCCGCTCTCCACGCTGGGATCGCAGAGGTTGGTAGAAGGTCACGCGGTCGGCCAGTCCGAGGCCGCCAGCCCCCCCGTCATGTACCGGCCCAGCAAAGTGTCGCTCCACCGTATGCGCAGCCTTTCTCACGGACAGTCCTTCAGCTCCGAGCATCATCCTCCCGGCACCACCGCCGCCACCgcgtgtccccctcccccaccgcACGCCCTGCCGGTCTATTACCACCAGTCCACCACCTACTACCTGCAGATGGACTCTCTGCCCGACCTGCCCCCGCCAGACCTCACCTCCGGGACACC GGAGTTGAGTCGTTCGGATTCAGATTCTTCCATCCCGTACATGGGCGATTCTCGTCTTGGGAAGATCCCCAAATCCTCGCTGTCTCACCGAACCCTGGAAGAGCTGCCGTCCAGTAGCCAAACCCCCAACGGTGGGAACCGCCAGCTGGAACAGTCCAGTTCGGCGGGGGCCCTCCAGAGACTTTCCGACAGCCCCCAGCTGGAGAAGCTCAGTGAGAAGTCCTTCACCCTCGGAGAGTTCAGCACGGGCGGGACGGGACCGCACTATTCCGACTCTTCCCGATCCCACAGCCCGAGCTCCACAGACGCCGACACCCCTTCCCCTGGCACCGAGGCCAAGCACAACCACTCCAAGAGCACGCGGATCCCACAGCTGGCCGCCAAGAAGAACCCAGGAGACGAGGACAGCGGGTCTACGGGCGAGGACAACGACCCCACCTCCGGCAAGAAGAAGCTGACGCTCAGTCTCTTTAAGAAGCCAAAGAAATAG